A genomic segment from Callithrix jacchus isolate 240 chromosome 8, calJac240_pri, whole genome shotgun sequence encodes:
- the CIMAP1C gene encoding protein CIMAP1C, whose translation MKLAKRTRNSVCPVQHPEKEPLPSWQEIKQTPVIMAMLKGPGPAKYLRPSCTGYMNHDISMFKAPVYTLHTRHSEKRIVDHSSPGPCYVLDPKITRFGMSSCPQVPMEERISNLRLNPTLASCQYYFEKTPPAGERRAPQYTFGYRRPYRVMDPNPAPNQYQLPLLLGPNNPVSQAAPCYSLASRDKNWFYKEDVAGGPGPTMHTQPEPSTYQNRSPSYSMAKRFAYPLDHTPRPGPGSHEVQQVTVHKPHAPAFTMGIKHSPHLCPLIVDIHD comes from the exons ATGAAACTGGCCAAGAGGACCAGGAACTCCGTGTGCCCTGTGCAGCACCCAGAGAAAGAGCCGTTGCCCTCATGGCAGGAGATCAAGCAGACCCCTGTCATCATGGCCATGCTCAAAG GTCCCGGGCCCGCCAAGTACCTCCGGCCATCCTGCACAGGCTACATGAATCATGACATCTCCATGTTCAAGGCGCCGGTTTATACCCTGCATACCCGGCACTCAGAGAAGC GGATCGTGGATCACAGCAGCCCTGGGCCTTGCTATGTCTTGGATCCCAAAATAACTCGGTTCGGAATGTCCAGTTGCCCGCAGGTCCCCATGGAGGAGCGCATCTCCAACCTGC GCCTGAACCCCACCCTCGCATCCTGCCAGTACTACTTTGAGAAGACCCCCCCAGCTGGGGAACGCAGGGCTCCCCAGTACACTTTTGGCTACCGGCGCCCATACAGAGTGATGGACCCCAACCCGGCCCCCAACCAGTACCAGCTGCCACTCTTGCTGGGGCCTAACAACCCCGTCAGCCAAGCTGCTCCCTGCTACAGTCTGGCCTCCAGGGACAAGAACTGGTTCTACAAAGAGGATGTGGCAGGAGGCCCTGGACCTACCATGCACACCCAGCCGGAGCCATCCACCTATCAGAACCGCAGTCCTAGCTACAGCATGGCCAAGCGCTTCGCCTACCCGCTGGACCACACACCTCGGCCTGGCCCTGGCTCCCACGAGGTCCAGCAGGTCACTGTGCACAAGCCCCATGCCCCTGCTTTCACCATGGGCATTAAGCACTCACCCCACCTGTGCCCGCTGATCGTCGACATTCATGACTGA